A DNA window from Streptomyces bacillaris contains the following coding sequences:
- a CDS encoding PA14 domain-containing protein: MRRQHPRHRALFRALTCAAALLMPVGATLVPTAAAAPATPAPAAVTAFTADDPVTDVRGLKGEYFRMSAPGARDFAELGATALDPEIDFPGLTGTFESATGRTDHTTARWTGQLEAPETGTYTFSAIGDNGFRLLLDGNVVIDHW, from the coding sequence TTGAGGCGACAACACCCGCGCCACCGTGCCCTGTTCAGGGCCCTCACCTGCGCCGCCGCGCTTCTGATGCCGGTCGGCGCCACCCTGGTCCCGACGGCGGCGGCCGCCCCTGCCACCCCCGCTCCCGCCGCCGTGACGGCCTTCACGGCCGACGACCCGGTCACCGATGTACGGGGGCTGAAGGGCGAGTACTTCCGCATGTCCGCCCCGGGCGCCCGGGACTTCGCCGAACTCGGCGCCACCGCCCTGGACCCCGAGATCGATTTCCCCGGCCTCACCGGCACCTTCGAGTCGGCGACCGGCCGGACCGATCACACCACCGCCCGCTGGACCGGACAGCTCGAAGCCCCCGAAACGGGGACGTACACCTTCTCCGCCATCGGTGACAACGGCTTCCGGCTCCTCCTCGACGGCAACGTTGTCATCGACCACTGGTAG